TTTCCTGTTCGTTTCTTGACAATCCCTGCTCTTCATTGGTGTGCTTTATGTCTGTTCCTTGAGGACAGAGTTGAttgttttctggtttcatatgcaGCCATGTGATTGGTCGACTAAGGAGAGTTTGTAGCAACAATTGTTATATGAAAACCATGGCCCTCTCATTCTGCGTTGACTAGTTACAATTTTCCAATGAGCATTAACATTTCTAACAGGTTTTATTCATAATCTTACTTATTTTTAGATTGAGGACAGCTTTGTAGAAACATGTATTGTATTAAAACCATGGCCTTGTCATTCTGCATTGATGAGTTGCAATTTTCTGGCAAGCTGTAACATTTTTCACAGGTTTTATTTGCAACATTCTTCATAATGCCAGTTTGTATTTTATTTCACTCCGCTTGGGTAATTCAATGAGGCAAGACATCTTTGACAATGCATAATTTTCTTAAATAATTTAGGATTGAAAATTTGCTTGCTTCTGATATTCTTCTTCATGTTAATGTTCAAGTGATAACTAATTATGGTTGATTTGGGGTTATGATCTCGGCATTGTGAGggtaaattttttatagtccTACTATGGTAATGCTTTAGCAAGCTAGAGGTTCTTGAATCTGATCCTTATCTGACTTACAGTAATATATTTACGTAATGTTTGTTAATGGCAACATGGGCTTAGAAGTAGGTTTTTCAACTGTTTTAGCTTTAAGAAGTTGACCGGTGAGTGGAAGAAACAATTATTCTTAGCTGTGTTGAAGTCATTAAAGGGAAATGTAGAGTGTTGGCCTTTGAATAATGTACCATTACAGGTTAAagtacctcttttttttttctcttcttctggTTATTTTCATCTCTGTTTTGTCAATTgcctttttcttgcatttttggtcaatttaacAATCGCAAGAAAAACTCTATTTGACAATATATTAGTATCTCTTCAGGTGAAATCTGGAACTCTATTTGACAATGTATTGGTATCTGATGATCTTGAATATGCTAAGAAGTTGGCTGAAGAGACATGGGGCAAGCATAAGGATGTATGTggaattttttttccccaagcgatgcacaaaaaataaaaaggtttaaATTACTTTCGTCTGCTTGTTGACACATGAAAATGTTCATGTTGTAGGCTGAAAAAGTTGCTTTTGATGAGgcagaaaagaagagagaggaggaggtACTTTTCATTAATTCTCCTCTGTTGCATGATGTCTTGAGTACATTTGAATTCCATTTCTGTATAGTTTGGACTTTGGACTTCCTTTATACTGCATTATTTGAACAGTGATCATTTGATTATGAAGAGACAACTTATATCTCAAACTCCTGTCTGATTTTGTTTCAGGAAGCAAAGGATGACCCAGTCGATTCTGATGTAAGTTCCTGACTAAAATGTTGTTCTCAAAAGAGACTCTTTTTGCTCCAGATTTTATCTGTGATATGTTCTTATTACGTGCACTTTCTTAATGGGAAAAACTTGTTCTTTTAGGCTGAGGAAGgcgatgatgatgatgctgcTGATGAAGCAGATAGTGATGATGCAGACGCCAAATCAGAAACAAAGGAAGATGTTACTGCCGCAGCTGAGGAAAATGTTAAAGTAAGGGCTTTGTCTGATCCTTCAGTGCTGAGTTAACCATGATGATTTGTTATCAGAAATTTCAATTGTTTTAACTCTCTTACTTCCACCCTTTTGCAGGACGAGCTG
The DNA window shown above is from Coffea arabica cultivar ET-39 chromosome 5e, Coffea Arabica ET-39 HiFi, whole genome shotgun sequence and carries:
- the LOC140006593 gene encoding calreticulin-like produces the protein MQWQTSRKSDGVKSGTLFDNVLVSDDLEYAKKLAEETWGKHKDAEKVAFDEAEKKREEEEAKDDPVDSDAEEGDDDDAADEADSDDADAKSETKEDVTAAAEENVKDEL